A single Desulfatibacillum aliphaticivorans DSM 15576 DNA region contains:
- a CDS encoding right-handed parallel beta-helix repeat-containing protein — translation MKRISSIICLLLLAVFAFSGCDDDDDGPIAKKNNDDNAAAVLAPIVVGSLDDAPLARKAGLTLRAALNQAASGQSIVFDSSLDGGVIQLSIVGEEHSLLKGEVMGMREEESGLVSYLEGYFDRDYGKSALYARKSVVLDASNLPNGITLEWAGAEDARVLAVYGNLYMNNITITGGRSVAEDISADNEDQPYTLARGGGVAVWGKAGLENCTLYGNYCEGDFESSRDRGSFGGGLYADIVDLKDCVISGNSIYGAGAAGGGVYSVTGAGSKDQASTIERCSICGNHISALFAYGAGVYSDGGSIGNSKTLTVANTTIAKNLADASGIPPFLLGMGYWRGGGVYMSNGSLTLKSCTIAENEVHGTPRTDALGKSNMAGGVAATIGNAHAVDDMKIEHCIIAGNTVHESGGAVYDQDVFTGTVFSFKSRGFNRIGVLDFSQILAPVGEKDWMSLCRKHYPKTGDSHDIAINDVLDMATGPVEHGFILSEGVDEGLPVPLYYEPADQALDQIPAAQYYIQEIYAEYWVTEGTDDNFLAYMLDRVEDYYKLEGFAAQFTADLEDFLETVDSDDETDGVQPYTDPDGDPILTLADTLWFGPADTWPKELSNYPYIFFWHMLDEALAAENIPGMGPEILGDDAWSGMFDAGVQPDSPNIIMRFYNLPGRKSTLETQDQLATPRPVNGKGDVGAIEAP, via the coding sequence ATGAAAAGGATTTCCTCCATCATTTGCTTGCTATTATTGGCTGTATTCGCATTTTCAGGCTGTGATGACGATGACGACGGCCCGATCGCTAAAAAAAATAATGACGATAACGCAGCCGCGGTTCTGGCGCCCATCGTGGTGGGCAGCCTGGACGACGCCCCCCTGGCCCGCAAGGCGGGTTTGACCTTAAGGGCCGCCCTGAATCAGGCGGCGTCCGGTCAATCCATCGTCTTTGACTCCAGCCTGGACGGCGGGGTGATCCAGTTGTCCATCGTAGGTGAAGAGCATTCCCTCCTCAAAGGCGAAGTCATGGGCATGAGGGAGGAGGAAAGCGGGCTGGTCTCGTACCTGGAAGGCTATTTTGACCGGGATTACGGCAAATCAGCCCTGTACGCCAGGAAAAGCGTGGTCCTGGACGCATCCAACCTGCCCAACGGCATAACCCTGGAATGGGCGGGCGCGGAGGACGCCCGGGTTCTGGCAGTATACGGCAATCTGTACATGAACAATATAACCATTACCGGAGGCCGCAGCGTTGCCGAAGACATCTCCGCAGACAACGAAGACCAGCCCTACACCCTGGCCAGGGGAGGCGGCGTCGCAGTCTGGGGGAAGGCCGGCCTGGAGAACTGCACCCTATACGGCAACTACTGTGAGGGGGACTTTGAATCCTCCCGGGATCGGGGCTCTTTCGGCGGCGGCTTATACGCGGACATCGTCGATCTGAAAGATTGCGTCATAAGCGGCAACTCCATTTACGGCGCCGGCGCGGCGGGCGGAGGGGTCTATTCGGTCACGGGCGCCGGCTCCAAAGACCAAGCCTCCACTATCGAACGCTGCTCCATTTGCGGCAACCATATCAGCGCCCTGTTCGCCTACGGCGCCGGAGTCTATTCGGATGGCGGCAGCATCGGCAATTCCAAAACACTCACAGTCGCCAACACCACCATCGCCAAAAATCTGGCGGACGCCTCGGGCATACCGCCCTTTCTTTTAGGCATGGGTTATTGGAGAGGCGGCGGCGTGTACATGTCCAACGGCAGCCTGACCTTGAAATCCTGCACCATTGCGGAAAATGAAGTGCATGGAACTCCCCGCACCGACGCCCTGGGAAAATCCAATATGGCCGGCGGCGTGGCGGCCACCATCGGCAACGCCCATGCCGTGGATGATATGAAGATCGAACATTGCATCATCGCGGGGAACACGGTCCATGAATCCGGAGGCGCTGTGTACGACCAAGACGTCTTTACCGGCACCGTGTTTTCTTTTAAAAGCCGTGGATTCAATCGCATAGGCGTTTTGGACTTCAGCCAGATTCTGGCCCCCGTCGGAGAAAAAGACTGGATGTCCCTGTGCCGCAAGCATTATCCCAAAACAGGAGACTCCCACGACATCGCTATCAATGATGTTCTGGACATGGCGACCGGTCCGGTGGAGCACGGTTTCATCCTGTCAGAGGGAGTGGATGAAGGGCTTCCGGTTCCCCTCTACTATGAACCAGCGGACCAGGCATTGGATCAGATTCCCGCTGCCCAATATTACATCCAGGAAATTTACGCAGAATACTGGGTGACGGAAGGAACGGACGACAACTTCCTGGCTTACATGCTGGACCGGGTGGAGGATTATTACAAGTTGGAAGGATTCGCAGCCCAGTTCACCGCCGACTTAGAAGATTTCCTGGAAACCGTGGATTCGGACGACGAAACCGACGGCGTCCAGCCCTACACCGACCCGGACGGCGACCCCATCCTGACCCTGGCGGACACGCTCTGGTTCGGCCCGGCCGACACCTGGCCCAAAGAGCTTTCCAATTATCCTTACATCTTTTTCTGGCATATGCTGGACGAGGCCCTGGCAGCGGAAAACATCCCCGGCATGGGGCCGGAAATTTTGGGCGACGATGCATGGTCGGGCATGTTCGACGCCGGCGTGCAGCCTGACAGCCCCAATATCATCATGCGCTTTTACAACCTGCCGGGCAGAAAAAGCACCTTGGAAACCCAGGATCAATTGGCGACGCCCCGCCCGGTAAACGGCAAGGGCGACGTGGGGGCTATAGAGGCGCCCTGA